A window of the Lactuca sativa cultivar Salinas chromosome 5, Lsat_Salinas_v11, whole genome shotgun sequence genome harbors these coding sequences:
- the LOC128126044 gene encoding uncharacterized protein LOC128126044, with amino-acid sequence MASSSTTSISKPIYRTKCDCGDQLQYSVSRTDKNPGRKFKACPNYKLLLAGYQKRCKYFKWLDTEEMEFYANEREPYNEIVASGVLQVIKLLKFVLVMLVVIGVILLIGIVF; translated from the exons ATGGCTTCGTCTTCAACAACTTCTATCAGCAAACCGATTTATCGCACTAAGTGTGATTGTGGTGATCAACTGCAATactcagtttcaagaactgaTAAAAACCCAGGAAGAAAGTTCAAGGCATGCCCTAACTATAAG CTTTTGTTGGCAGGGTACCAAAAAAGGTGTAAATATTTCAAGTGGCTTGACACAGAAGAGATGGAGTTTTATGCTAATGAAAGGGAGCCCTATAACGAAATTGTTGCTAGTGGTGTTCTGCAGGTGATCAAGTTGTTGAAGTTTGTGTTGGTGATGTTGGTGGTTATTGGAGTAATTTTGTTAATTGGCATTGTATTTTAA